The Calonectris borealis chromosome 13, bCalBor7.hap1.2, whole genome shotgun sequence genome contains a region encoding:
- the IL13RA2 gene encoding interleukin-13 receptor subunit alpha-2 yields MALRQLYALSVALVWSCVVSSSSSSYHTTVAPPQDLHITDPGLLGSLDIEWKPPPNVQTFNECTVKYKFEYRNTGDRDWKVIFTRKLKFRVGFDLSRTAEVKVQTLLEGRCTDDVEVQSDWIYATFQVPLQGKHESEVQNFHCIYHDWEYLKCTWQPGLLAPRGVHYGLYYWYEGLDHAAQCDDYIQDHGINIGCMLQNLSQAEYKDLSICVNGSAAATLLRPLYITLRLHNLAKPSPPKQLVVSTSASEELHVVWSPPGGETPPQCLEYEVQLAEDEGEAKATWASVSTQMETALTISRANQSRISCVRVRGRTNIFCADHGFWSEWTQECFSVSRKEDKQLFILIPVILSLSSSLIIFMLISQCKKRSSAGKPLLASVGC; encoded by the exons ttgCTCCCCCACAAGACCTTCACATCACTGATCCTGGACTCTTAGGTTCTCTTGATATAGAGTGGAAACCTCCACCCAATGTACAAACCTTCAATGAATGCACAGTAAAATACAAGTTTGAATACCGCAACACTGGTGACAGAGACTGGAAG GTTATTTTTACTAGGAAGCTAAAATTCAGAGTTGGATTTGACCTCAGCAGGACTGCTGAAGTGAAGGTACAGACGCTGCTCGAAGGACGGTGTACCGATGACGTGGAGGTACAAAGTGACTGGATTTATGCTACCTTTCAGGTCCCATTGCAAG GAAAACACGAATCAGAGGTTCAGAATTTTCACTGCATCTATCATGACTGGGAATACCTCAAGTGCACTTGGCAACCAGGTCTCCTCGCTCCTCGTGGCGTACATTATGGACTATATTATTG GTACGAGGGGCTGGACCACGCAGCGCAGTGTGATGACTATATTCAGGATCACGGTATAAACATCGGCTGCATGTTGCAAAATCTGAGCCAGGCAGAATATAAGGATCTGAGCATTTGTGTCAATGGTTCGGCGGCAGCCACTCTGCTACGGCCGTTATACATCACCCTTCGCCTTCACAACCTAG CAAAGCCCTCGCCCCCAAAGCAGCTGGTGGTTTCCACGTCTGCATCTGAGGAGCTCCATGTGGTGTGGAGCCCGCCGGGTGGTGAAACGCCGCCCCAGTGCCTGGAATACGAGGTTCAGCTGGCAGAAGATGAGGGGGAGGCCAAGGCTACCTGGGCG tctgtGTCAACCCAAATGGAGACCGCTTTAACAATTTCCAGAGCAAATCAAAGCCGCATTTCATGTGTTCGTGTCAGAGGGaggacaaatattttctgtgctgACCACGGCTTTTGGAGTGAGTGGACGCAGGAGTGTTTCTCTG TGTCCAGAAAAGAGGACAAGCAGCTATTTATCCTTATTCCAGTCATTCTGAGTTTGTCAAGTAGCCTCATAATATTTATGTTGATCAGCCAGTGCAAGAAAAG ATCCTCAGCAGGAAAGCCATTGCTTGCATCGGTGGGATGCTAA